One part of the Microlunatus elymi genome encodes these proteins:
- a CDS encoding AMP-binding protein: protein MPTHPQVRAARDFLLLHRSDYQTAYAGFSWPQLQLFNFAADWFDGLAEESPEQTALWVIDADEAGGVGREAKLSFAELRDRSVAAAQWLAGLGVRRGDRILLVLGNCVPLWEIMLAAIRIGAVIIPATPQLAAKDLADRVDRGEARLLIADVADHAKFAELQVEHGRVAVDGSGSGSPVPDGWHDYAEVVVDPDADRHFPGVSKADDPMLLYFTSGTTALPKLVEHTQTSYPIGHLSTMYWMGLRPGDVHLNISSPGWAKHAWSSFFAPWLAGSTILVYNYQRFAADGLLRVLESTGVSTFCAPPTVWRMLIQADLGSAKTSIREAFSAGEPLNPEVIEQVKKAWGLTIRDGYGQTETSAQVGNPPGVGLKPGSMGRPLPGYRVRLVDPATGENRTDEGELCLELDPRPLALMTGYKDRADVFDDRKNEHAFAGDVYHTGDVVSIDDDGYLTYVGRSDDVFKASDYRISPFELESVLIEHPAVAEAAVIPHPDPVRLAVPKAFVILAGGHQPDAETAKSIFAYTREHLAPYKRIRILEFGELPKTISGKIRRVELRHAEETHVGRAEFEFYAGDFD, encoded by the coding sequence ATGCCGACTCATCCGCAGGTCCGCGCAGCACGAGACTTCCTGTTGCTGCATCGCAGCGACTACCAGACTGCGTACGCCGGTTTCAGTTGGCCCCAGCTGCAGCTGTTCAACTTCGCCGCCGACTGGTTCGACGGGCTGGCCGAGGAGAGCCCCGAGCAGACCGCGCTGTGGGTGATCGACGCCGACGAGGCGGGCGGCGTTGGCCGGGAGGCCAAGCTCAGCTTCGCCGAGTTGCGGGATCGTTCGGTGGCGGCCGCGCAGTGGCTGGCCGGTCTGGGGGTACGCCGTGGCGATCGGATCCTGCTGGTGTTGGGAAATTGCGTGCCGCTGTGGGAGATCATGCTGGCCGCGATCCGGATCGGCGCGGTGATCATCCCGGCCACACCGCAGTTGGCGGCCAAGGACCTGGCCGACCGCGTCGACCGTGGCGAGGCCAGGTTGCTGATTGCCGACGTCGCCGACCACGCCAAATTCGCCGAGTTGCAGGTCGAGCACGGCCGGGTGGCGGTGGACGGTTCCGGTTCCGGCAGCCCGGTGCCCGACGGCTGGCACGATTACGCCGAGGTCGTAGTCGATCCCGACGCCGACCGGCACTTCCCCGGTGTCAGCAAGGCCGACGACCCGATGCTGCTGTACTTCACCTCCGGCACCACCGCGTTGCCGAAGCTGGTCGAGCACACCCAGACCTCGTACCCGATCGGGCATCTGAGCACGATGTACTGGATGGGGTTGCGACCCGGCGACGTTCACCTCAACATCAGCTCGCCCGGCTGGGCCAAACATGCCTGGAGCAGCTTCTTCGCTCCGTGGCTGGCGGGGTCGACGATCTTGGTCTACAACTATCAGCGGTTCGCCGCCGACGGTCTGCTGCGGGTGCTGGAGAGCACCGGGGTGAGCACCTTCTGCGCCCCGCCGACGGTGTGGCGGATGCTGATCCAGGCCGACCTCGGATCGGCCAAGACCTCAATCAGGGAAGCGTTCTCGGCCGGTGAGCCGCTCAACCCGGAGGTGATCGAGCAGGTCAAGAAGGCGTGGGGACTGACCATCCGGGACGGGTACGGGCAGACCGAGACCTCCGCCCAGGTAGGGAATCCGCCGGGGGTTGGCTTGAAGCCCGGTTCGATGGGCCGGCCGCTGCCGGGGTACCGGGTCCGGCTGGTCGATCCGGCCACCGGCGAGAACCGCACGGACGAGGGCGAGTTGTGCTTGGAGCTGGATCCGCGGCCGCTGGCGCTGATGACCGGCTACAAGGATCGGGCCGACGTGTTCGACGATCGGAAGAACGAGCACGCCTTCGCCGGCGACGTCTATCACACCGGCGATGTGGTCAGCATCGACGATGACGGCTACCTGACCTACGTCGGCCGCTCCGACGACGTGTTCAAGGCCAGCGACTATCGGATCAGCCCGTTCGAGTTGGAGTCAGTGTTGATCGAACATCCGGCGGTGGCCGAGGCAGCAGTGATCCCGCATCCCGATCCGGTCCGGCTCGCGGTGCCGAAGGCGTTCGTGATCTTGGCCGGCGGCCATCAGCCCGACGCGGAGACGGCGAAGTCGATCTTCGCCTACACCCGCGAACATCTCGCCCCCTACAAGCGGATCCGGATCCTCGAATTCGGCGAGTTGCCGAAAACGATCAGTGGCAAGATCCGCCGAGTCGAGTTGCGGCACGCGGAGGAAACCCATGTCGGCCGGGCCGAGTTCGAGTTCTACGCCGGCGATTTCGACTGA
- the glpK gene encoding glycerol kinase GlpK yields the protein MADYVAAIDQGTTSSRFMVFDHDGAEIGKHQLEHSQIMPKPGWVEHNPVEILDRTSSVIQTAMNKLDLEAGDLAALGITNQRETTVIWNKRTGRPYYNAIVWQDTRTDKIAAALERDGRGDVIRRKAGIPPATYFSAGKIQWIFENVSGVREAAEKGDALFGTTDCWLLWNLTGGTDGGVHITDVTNAGRTMLMNLETLDWDDELLGFFDIPRQMLPEIRPSSDPNLYGKTLKRGPLQGEVSLAGTLGDQQAAMVGQVCLSAGEAKNTYGTGNFLLMNTGTELVRSENGLLTTVCYQFGDQDPVFALEGSIAVTGSAIQWLRDQLKIITDADDSEVLARTVTDNGGLYFVPAFSGLFAPYWRSDARGVIVGMSRYNTGGHLARAALEAICYQSKDVADAMEKDSGSKIDVLKVDGGITANELCMQIQADVLGVEVSKPQIAETTALGAAYAAGLAVGFWSDPEELRQNWHESRRWNPQTSDEQRSAGYAGWQKAVQRTLDWVDIDDS from the coding sequence GCCGATTCATGGTTTTCGATCATGACGGCGCGGAGATCGGCAAGCACCAGCTGGAACACTCCCAGATCATGCCCAAGCCCGGCTGGGTGGAGCACAACCCGGTGGAGATCCTGGACCGCACCTCCTCGGTGATCCAGACCGCGATGAACAAGCTCGACCTGGAAGCCGGCGATCTGGCCGCGCTCGGGATCACCAACCAGCGCGAGACCACGGTGATCTGGAACAAGCGCACCGGCCGGCCCTACTACAACGCGATCGTCTGGCAGGACACCCGGACCGACAAGATCGCCGCCGCGCTGGAACGCGACGGGCGAGGTGATGTGATCCGCCGCAAGGCCGGCATCCCGCCGGCGACCTACTTCTCCGCGGGCAAGATCCAGTGGATCTTCGAGAACGTCTCCGGCGTCCGGGAGGCCGCCGAGAAGGGCGACGCGCTCTTCGGCACCACCGACTGCTGGCTGCTGTGGAATCTGACCGGCGGCACCGACGGCGGCGTACACATCACCGACGTCACCAACGCCGGCCGCACCATGCTGATGAATCTGGAGACGCTGGACTGGGACGACGAGCTGCTCGGCTTCTTCGACATCCCCCGGCAGATGCTGCCCGAGATCCGACCCTCTTCCGATCCCAACCTGTACGGCAAGACCCTCAAGCGCGGACCCCTGCAGGGCGAGGTGTCGCTGGCCGGCACGCTCGGTGATCAACAAGCCGCCATGGTCGGTCAGGTCTGTCTGTCCGCCGGCGAGGCGAAGAACACCTACGGGACCGGAAACTTCCTGTTGATGAACACCGGCACCGAGCTGGTCCGCTCCGAGAACGGCTTGCTGACCACGGTTTGCTACCAGTTCGGTGATCAGGATCCGGTGTTCGCGTTGGAGGGTTCGATCGCGGTCACCGGCTCGGCGATCCAGTGGCTGCGCGACCAGCTCAAGATCATCACCGACGCCGACGACAGCGAGGTGCTGGCCCGCACGGTGACCGACAACGGCGGCTTGTACTTCGTACCGGCGTTCTCCGGACTGTTCGCGCCGTACTGGCGATCCGACGCCCGCGGCGTGATCGTCGGGATGTCGCGCTACAACACCGGCGGACATCTGGCCCGAGCCGCGCTGGAGGCGATCTGCTATCAGAGCAAGGATGTGGCCGACGCGATGGAGAAGGACTCCGGCAGCAAGATCGACGTGCTCAAGGTGGACGGCGGGATCACCGCCAACGAGCTGTGCATGCAGATCCAGGCCGACGTGCTCGGGGTCGAGGTGAGCAAGCCGCAGATCGCCGAGACCACGGCGCTGGGCGCCGCCTATGCGGCCGGCCTGGCGGTCGGTTTCTGGAGCGATCCCGAGGAGTTGCGGCAGAACTGGCACGAGAGCAGGCGGTGGAACCCGCAGACCTCCGACGAACAGCGCAGTGCCGGGTACGCAGGCTGGCAGAAGGCCGTTCAACGCACCTTGGACTGGGTCGACATCGACGACTCCTGA